Proteins encoded by one window of Pseudomonas tructae:
- the rfaD gene encoding ADP-glyceromanno-heptose 6-epimerase, whose translation MTIIVTGAAGFIGSNLVQALNQRGETEIIAVDDLSDGDKFRNLADGEIADYLDKDDFLHRFRAGQFGKVRAVLHQGACSSTVESDGRVMMDNNYRYSRDLLDAAQGLQVPLLYASSAAVYGAGRDFREQRECERPLNVYGYSKFLFDQRVRRQLPQARSQIVGLRYFNVYGPREQHKGAMASVALHCFNQYQADGKVSLFGSYGGYPSGGHLRDFVAVEDVVRVNLFFLERPQLSGLFNVGSGRAQPFNDVALAVINRLREQQDQPPLSLEMALLEGVLEYSEFPEHLRGKYQCYTCADLERLRSVGYQQPMLTVEQGVGRYCEWLQGAR comes from the coding sequence ATGACCATTATCGTCACCGGCGCCGCCGGTTTTATCGGTAGCAACCTGGTTCAGGCCCTCAACCAACGCGGCGAAACCGAGATCATCGCCGTCGATGACCTGAGCGATGGCGACAAGTTTCGCAACCTGGCTGATGGCGAAATCGCCGACTACCTGGACAAGGACGACTTTCTCCACCGCTTTCGCGCCGGTCAGTTCGGCAAGGTACGCGCCGTGCTGCATCAGGGCGCCTGCTCAAGCACCGTCGAAAGCGACGGACGCGTGATGATGGACAACAACTACCGCTACAGCCGCGACCTGCTCGACGCCGCCCAAGGCCTGCAAGTACCGCTGCTGTATGCCTCATCGGCAGCGGTGTATGGCGCCGGGCGCGATTTTCGCGAGCAGCGTGAATGCGAGCGGCCATTGAACGTCTACGGCTACTCCAAATTCCTCTTCGACCAGCGCGTACGCCGGCAACTGCCCCAGGCCCGCAGCCAGATCGTCGGCCTGCGTTATTTCAACGTCTACGGCCCCCGCGAACAGCACAAGGGCGCCATGGCTTCGGTGGCCTTGCACTGCTTCAACCAGTACCAGGCCGATGGCAAGGTCAGCCTGTTCGGCAGCTATGGTGGTTATCCCAGCGGTGGCCACCTGCGTGATTTCGTGGCGGTCGAGGATGTGGTCAGGGTCAACCTGTTCTTCCTCGAGCGGCCGCAGTTGAGTGGCCTCTTCAACGTCGGCAGCGGCCGCGCCCAGCCGTTCAATGATGTGGCCCTGGCGGTGATCAACCGCCTGCGCGAGCAACAGGACCAGCCACCGTTATCGCTGGAGATGGCCCTGTTGGAAGGCGTCCTTGAATACAGCGAATTCCCCGAACACCTGCGCGGCAAGTACCAGTGCTACACCTGCGCTGACCTTGAGCGTTTGCGTAGCGTTGGCTATCAGCAGCCAATGCTGACGGTGGAGCAGGGGGTGGGGCGATACTGCGAGTGGTTGCAGGGGGCGCGGTAG
- a CDS encoding ABC transporter ATP-binding protein: protein MISLQALRKTRGLGTQRFSLEIERLELRAGQQLALVGPSGCGKSTLLDLLAMVLQPDHAQQFVFSSDLQVFDVRQLWQDQRQDQLAHVRRRHLGYVLQAGGLLGFLDVRSNIALPRQVLGLGDDGSVQRLAEQLEIADQLDKKPAALSIGQRQRVSCARALVHNPTLLLADEPTAALDPVNAERVMQLLLRQAQARQVACLIATHDEALARAAGLQVLRMACRRDADGGVTATLERQP from the coding sequence ATGATCAGTCTGCAGGCGCTGCGCAAGACCCGTGGCCTCGGTACCCAGCGCTTCAGCCTGGAAATCGAGCGCCTGGAGCTGCGCGCCGGTCAGCAGTTGGCCCTGGTCGGCCCCAGTGGTTGCGGCAAGAGCACCTTGCTCGACTTGCTGGCCATGGTTCTGCAGCCAGACCATGCGCAGCAGTTTGTGTTCAGCAGCGACTTGCAGGTTTTCGATGTTCGTCAGCTCTGGCAGGACCAGCGCCAGGACCAGTTGGCCCACGTACGCCGGCGGCATCTGGGTTATGTGCTGCAGGCGGGTGGTTTGTTGGGGTTTCTCGATGTGCGCAGCAACATCGCCCTGCCGCGCCAGGTGCTTGGCCTGGGCGACGACGGCAGCGTGCAGCGCCTGGCCGAGCAACTGGAGATCGCTGATCAGTTGGACAAGAAGCCGGCGGCGTTGTCGATCGGCCAGCGTCAACGGGTCAGCTGCGCCCGCGCCCTGGTGCACAACCCCACGCTGCTACTGGCCGACGAGCCGACCGCAGCCCTGGATCCGGTCAATGCCGAACGGGTGATGCAGTTGTTGTTGCGTCAGGCCCAGGCGCGGCAGGTGGCTTGCCTGATCGCCACCCACGACGAGGCATTGGCCCGCGCTGCCGGGTTGCAGGTATTGCGCATGGCCTGTCGCCGCGATGCCGATGGCGGTGTCACCGCCACGCTGGAGCGCCAACCATGA
- a CDS encoding serine/threonine-protein kinase yields MDKVIPGYDIDGEIGEGAMATVYLATQRSLERKVALKVMAAALAADPTFCERFLREGRTLARLSHPHTVTIHDIGNVGELYYMAMEYLPNGTLKERIAAGVTPEQGLVYIRQIASALGYAHAQGLVHRDVKPANILFRADGNAVLSDFGIAKSLDDRTQFTQAGFAVGTPSYMSPEQARGQEIDGRADLYALGVVFYEMLVGKLPYSGNDALSTALAHLTEPLPELPIEHGRYQDILRGLLAKDPAERFADARTLLAALDRLPVQEADSTLIQPLPIANAVALEPPQAPPAPKPEPMVKAAPPAAARKRPALALLAIAVAAALGLGGLGYWAMSGDQQVVEAQPVQTREPVPQTPVTASNDDNRPLLMAGKKTLFQRVLSRPGAQVVSQPGATPSDTLPAFTVLYVYQRQDFDGSPWLQVGTASDGRRDGWLPASQVSDWKQSLVLKFTERSGRAPVMFLRQADQLERLLGDTSAARAELLKAQNTPEQVPQVMALEPSASAVPQDQFYLMPIFEARESFDENGQPLQLLNVASIDPGSSARSSEPKAAGVATSSDAFRTAVVLVVDTSVSMQPYIDQVRQVVHELHGQISQRGELDNVSFGLVGFRNNTTRTPALEYLTKTLVTLDQGRDPERFLKLAEQVKATNVSSHSFNEDAFAGIMQAVDGMDWSGYGGRLILLVSDAGSLRKNDRYSSTQMNEAEVRQAALSKQIKIYALHLRTDAGKKNHAYAEQQYRVLTADANPKIGDLYVSVPGGDVNKFGERVREIGSSFADLVHQVRSNPTQPAPLLAAAPSVVDKSAAIGYAMHMDFLGRKSASQAPQLVSAWTSDRDLTNPALPTLQVCVMLTKLQLNDLQQSLKLIVDAARKTRTSPRDFFQEIASASAYMSRDPAALRKGANLAEGGVLGEYLDGLPYRSKSLSMTQDLWLSLSVAEQEDFIDELDSKIRLYETFHNDMANWVRFGNAEPGDALYRVPLSTLP; encoded by the coding sequence ATGGACAAAGTGATCCCCGGATACGACATCGACGGCGAGATTGGCGAAGGCGCCATGGCCACTGTCTACCTGGCCACCCAGCGTTCATTGGAGCGCAAAGTGGCCTTGAAGGTCATGGCCGCCGCCTTGGCTGCCGACCCGACCTTCTGCGAGCGCTTCTTGCGTGAAGGCCGCACCCTGGCGCGGCTGTCACACCCGCACACGGTGACCATCCACGACATCGGCAATGTCGGCGAGCTGTACTACATGGCCATGGAGTACCTGCCCAACGGTACGCTCAAGGAGCGTATCGCCGCCGGGGTCACGCCGGAGCAGGGCCTTGTGTACATCCGCCAGATCGCTTCGGCGCTGGGTTATGCCCATGCCCAGGGCCTGGTGCACCGTGACGTGAAACCGGCCAACATTCTGTTTCGTGCCGACGGCAATGCAGTGCTGTCGGACTTCGGCATCGCCAAGTCACTGGATGACCGAACCCAGTTCACCCAGGCCGGCTTTGCCGTCGGTACCCCCAGTTACATGAGCCCGGAGCAGGCACGCGGCCAGGAGATCGATGGCCGCGCCGACCTTTATGCCCTGGGTGTGGTGTTTTACGAGATGCTGGTGGGCAAGCTGCCGTACAGCGGCAACGATGCCCTGTCGACAGCACTGGCGCACCTGACCGAGCCGTTGCCGGAGTTGCCGATCGAGCACGGTCGATACCAGGACATCCTGCGCGGCCTGTTGGCCAAGGACCCGGCTGAACGTTTTGCCGATGCCCGGACCTTGCTGGCGGCGCTCGACCGGCTGCCTGTGCAAGAGGCTGACAGCACCTTGATCCAGCCCCTGCCGATTGCCAACGCGGTAGCCCTTGAGCCGCCACAGGCGCCTCCCGCACCGAAGCCGGAACCCATGGTCAAGGCTGCGCCACCTGCAGCTGCGCGCAAGCGTCCGGCACTGGCCTTGCTCGCGATTGCCGTTGCCGCCGCACTTGGCCTGGGCGGGCTTGGTTATTGGGCCATGAGTGGTGATCAACAGGTGGTTGAGGCGCAGCCGGTGCAAACCCGCGAGCCAGTGCCGCAGACACCTGTAACCGCAAGCAACGACGACAATCGCCCGCTGCTGATGGCCGGCAAGAAAACCCTGTTCCAGCGCGTGCTGAGCAGGCCCGGCGCGCAGGTGGTCAGCCAGCCGGGGGCCACGCCCAGCGACACTTTACCGGCCTTCACTGTGCTCTATGTCTATCAGCGCCAGGACTTCGACGGCAGCCCCTGGCTGCAGGTTGGCACCGCCAGTGACGGCCGCCGTGACGGCTGGTTGCCGGCTTCCCAGGTCAGTGACTGGAAGCAGAGCCTGGTGCTCAAGTTCACCGAACGCTCGGGGCGTGCGCCAGTGATGTTCCTGCGTCAGGCCGATCAGCTCGAACGCTTGCTCGGCGATACCTCGGCTGCCCGTGCCGAACTGCTCAAGGCGCAGAACACACCGGAGCAAGTACCTCAAGTGATGGCCCTGGAACCCAGTGCCAGCGCCGTGCCACAGGATCAGTTCTACCTGATGCCAATTTTCGAGGCGCGCGAGAGCTTCGACGAAAACGGCCAGCCGTTGCAGCTGCTCAATGTTGCCTCCATCGACCCGGGCAGCAGTGCCCGCAGCAGCGAGCCCAAAGCTGCGGGCGTGGCCACCTCCAGCGATGCGTTCCGCACCGCTGTGGTGCTGGTGGTGGATACCTCGGTATCGATGCAGCCCTATATCGATCAGGTGCGCCAGGTGGTGCACGAGTTGCACGGGCAAATCTCACAACGAGGCGAGCTGGACAACGTCAGCTTCGGTCTGGTGGGTTTTCGCAACAACACCACGCGCACGCCGGCCCTGGAATACCTGACCAAGACCCTGGTGACCCTGGACCAGGGCCGCGACCCAGAGCGCTTTTTGAAGCTGGCCGAACAGGTGAAAGCCACCAACGTCTCCAGCCACTCGTTCAACGAAGACGCCTTTGCCGGGATCATGCAGGCGGTCGATGGCATGGACTGGTCCGGCTATGGCGGGCGCCTGATATTGCTGGTCAGCGACGCCGGCTCGCTGCGCAAGAACGACCGCTACAGCAGCACCCAGATGAACGAGGCCGAAGTTCGCCAGGCGGCCCTGAGCAAGCAGATCAAGATCTACGCCCTGCACCTGCGCACCGATGCCGGCAAGAAGAACCATGCGTACGCCGAGCAGCAGTACCGGGTGCTGACCGCCGACGCCAACCCGAAAATCGGCGACCTGTACGTCTCGGTGCCCGGTGGTGATGTGAACAAGTTCGGTGAGCGGGTGCGCGAAATTGGCTCAAGCTTCGCCGACCTGGTCCACCAGGTGCGCAGTAATCCGACGCAACCCGCACCGTTGCTGGCGGCTGCGCCAAGCGTTGTGGATAAATCAGCGGCCATTGGTTATGCCATGCACATGGATTTTCTTGGCCGCAAGAGCGCAAGCCAGGCCCCGCAACTGGTCAGCGCCTGGACTTCAGACCGCGACCTGACCAACCCGGCGCTGCCCACCCTGCAGGTCTGCGTGATGCTCACCAAGCTGCAACTGAACGACCTGCAGCAGTCGCTGAAACTGATCGTCGATGCGGCGCGCAAGACCCGCACCTCACCCAGGGACTTCTTCCAGGAAATCGCCAGCGCCAGTGCTTACATGAGCCGCGACCCGGCCGCCCTGCGCAAGGGCGCCAACCTCGCCGAAGGCGGAGTACTGGGCGAATACCTGGACGGCCTGCCTTACCGCAGCAAGTCTTTGAGCATGACCCAGGACCTGTGGTTGTCGCTCAGCGTGGCCGAACAGGAGGACTTTATCGACGAGCTGGATTCGAAGATCCGCCTGTACGAAACCTTCCACAACGACATGGCCAACTGGGTGCGCTTCGGCAATGCCGAGCCGGGTGACGCCTTGTACCGTGTACCGTTGTCGACGCTGCCGTGA
- a CDS encoding ABC transporter permease, with protein MRPLLIAALAWQDYRSDARLSACSVLALVAVIAPLLVLFGLKFGLVSSLTERLERDPMVREIIPLGGGRFSADFVAELAERDDVAFALPRTRQIAATADLVLPARKVVVNVEMIPTALNDPLLQGLQVPSAIDQIVLSRTAAEKLGAQAGDQLDAAFTRQLAGQLQVQRSTLRVLAVLPLEAFERDALFAPLTLLEAAEDYRDGRAVPALGWQGKTDAGEAQRVYPAFRLYARNLSDVEPLRRFFADRQLLVSTQAPAIAQVQSLSRNLTLVFWIIASLALVGAFAAVCAGALAAVERKRRELSVMRLLGFSTAALLAFVVLQALYSAVFAAGIGAALYALAESGLNQLFMQMPGEYASHLLPSHYLVALLAVLLASAAAAALGGWRVARIDACEGIRDV; from the coding sequence ATGCGCCCGCTGCTGATTGCCGCCCTGGCCTGGCAGGACTACCGCAGCGACGCACGCCTGTCCGCCTGCAGCGTACTGGCGCTGGTGGCGGTGATCGCGCCATTGCTGGTGCTGTTCGGTTTGAAGTTCGGCCTGGTCAGCAGCCTGACCGAGCGTCTTGAGCGCGACCCAATGGTGCGTGAAATCATCCCGCTGGGTGGTGGCCGCTTTAGCGCCGACTTCGTCGCCGAACTGGCCGAGCGCGACGATGTGGCCTTCGCTTTGCCACGCACCCGGCAAATTGCCGCGACTGCCGACCTGGTGTTGCCGGCGCGCAAGGTGGTGGTCAACGTCGAGATGATTCCGACGGCGCTTAACGACCCGCTGCTGCAAGGGCTTCAGGTCCCCAGCGCTATCGACCAGATCGTCCTTAGCCGCACGGCGGCAGAAAAGCTCGGCGCGCAGGCGGGGGATCAACTCGATGCCGCGTTCACCCGTCAACTGGCGGGGCAGCTTCAGGTGCAGCGCAGCACGTTGCGGGTGTTGGCTGTTTTGCCGCTGGAGGCCTTTGAACGTGATGCGTTGTTTGCCCCGCTGACACTGCTGGAGGCCGCCGAAGACTACCGCGATGGCCGCGCCGTACCGGCGCTGGGCTGGCAAGGCAAGACAGATGCTGGCGAGGCGCAACGGGTCTATCCAGCCTTTCGCCTGTATGCGCGAAACCTCTCTGACGTCGAGCCGCTACGCCGCTTCTTTGCCGACCGCCAGTTACTGGTGTCGACCCAGGCCCCGGCCATTGCCCAGGTGCAGTCGTTGAGCCGCAACCTGACCCTGGTGTTCTGGATCATTGCCAGCCTGGCGCTTGTTGGGGCGTTTGCCGCAGTTTGCGCGGGCGCCCTGGCTGCCGTCGAGCGCAAGCGCCGCGAGCTGTCGGTGATGCGCCTGCTGGGCTTCAGTACAGCGGCCTTGCTGGCATTCGTGGTGCTGCAGGCGCTGTACAGCGCTGTGTTTGCAGCCGGCATTGGCGCTGCGCTGTACGCCCTGGCCGAAAGCGGCCTCAACCAATTGTTCATGCAGATGCCCGGCGAGTACGCCAGCCATCTGCTCCCGTCGCATTACCTCGTTGCCCTGCTCGCTGTGCTGCTGGCCAGCGCAGCCGCTGCCGCCCTGGGGGGCTGGCGCGTGGCGCGAATAGACGCTTGTGAAGGAATTCGAGATGTTTGA
- the tagQ gene encoding type VI secretion system-associated lipoprotein TagQ: MLSTRKPFFTASNGRAALLLAAGFSTVLLTGCASSPASKVGATTKVEYYPSCYEPVQHLRSTDSDMTKSVATGALIGAVGGALTGALTGNSDTRGRNAAIGAAGGALVGGAAGYYTERQKQISDDNQRIGSYATDINKSAADMDRSTAYAKASQACYQREFANLMDGRKSNTINDSEGRKRLAEIIAGLQESNNLISAVNGRLGENLNNYTQAYEQDLKQVGVQRNDVVVVAEAEAPVLATGNAKKATTAKAKTKAPAQAKKKLPEVPKEAVATEKTLQDANAKKAESQKVASAGQSQVNNMCKNPDMGDWAPVPCPNV, from the coding sequence ATGCTTTCAACTCGCAAGCCCTTCTTCACTGCTTCCAACGGCCGGGCCGCGCTGCTGCTGGCGGCCGGTTTCAGCACCGTCCTGCTGACTGGCTGCGCCAGCTCGCCGGCATCCAAGGTCGGCGCGACGACCAAGGTCGAGTACTACCCAAGCTGCTACGAACCGGTCCAGCACCTGCGCTCGACTGATTCGGACATGACCAAGTCAGTCGCCACCGGCGCCCTGATCGGTGCAGTCGGCGGCGCCCTGACCGGCGCGCTCACCGGCAACTCCGACACCCGAGGCCGCAATGCTGCCATCGGTGCTGCCGGCGGTGCCCTGGTCGGCGGCGCCGCCGGTTACTACACCGAGCGCCAGAAGCAGATCAGCGACGACAACCAGCGCATCGGTTCCTACGCCACCGACATCAACAAGAGCGCGGCCGACATGGACCGCAGCACCGCTTACGCCAAAGCCTCCCAGGCTTGCTACCAGCGTGAGTTCGCCAACCTGATGGACGGCCGCAAGAGCAACACGATCAACGACAGCGAGGGCCGCAAGCGTCTGGCGGAAATCATCGCCGGCCTGCAGGAGTCGAACAACCTGATCAGCGCGGTCAATGGTCGTCTGGGTGAGAACCTGAACAACTACACCCAGGCCTACGAGCAAGACCTCAAGCAGGTCGGCGTACAGCGTAACGACGTTGTGGTGGTTGCCGAAGCCGAAGCGCCAGTACTGGCCACCGGCAACGCCAAGAAAGCCACGACGGCCAAAGCCAAGACCAAGGCTCCGGCCCAGGCGAAGAAAAAGCTGCCTGAAGTACCGAAGGAAGCCGTCGCCACCGAGAAGACCCTGCAGGACGCCAACGCCAAGAAGGCTGAAAGCCAGAAGGTTGCCAGCGCCGGCCAGAGCCAGGTCAACAACATGTGCAAAAACCCGGACATGGGTGACTGGGCACCGGTGCCTTGCCCTAACGTGTAA
- a CDS encoding NAD synthetase translates to MSSAIPRFGYIDPQFNARQRIQSTINLPRLFAGIDADPSIVGAGVVYIDLDYNVVVLREFQPICSIRPKRIILRELKRYQTPDQYTQQLQTNPRESKALKEGVNTTLSCAGAVLGWMVVVSGTIAAPFSGGASMVVTYIGIAAATASSVQCGVGVMRTVREANNPGANDALDQEEWYQNASMVLDAVSLLGVGTSGLTTFKYLQMHKAATGRKWFELSKGLSRQQRKALTDELLSVKHPSLTAKQLKLQQSAGLLTKRYTPTEISHATKTLLKDSIGAGFGLAGSSSVQGVVTSASSEIKTIAIGLYEEF, encoded by the coding sequence ATGAGCAGCGCCATCCCCCGTTTTGGCTACATCGATCCCCAGTTCAACGCGCGCCAGCGCATCCAGTCCACCATCAATCTGCCCAGGCTGTTTGCTGGCATCGATGCCGATCCCTCGATCGTCGGTGCTGGCGTGGTGTACATCGACCTGGACTACAACGTTGTCGTACTGCGCGAGTTCCAGCCGATCTGCAGCATCCGGCCCAAGCGCATCATTTTGCGTGAGCTCAAGCGTTACCAGACACCTGACCAGTACACCCAACAGCTACAGACCAACCCGCGCGAATCGAAGGCACTCAAGGAAGGCGTCAACACCACCTTGTCCTGTGCGGGTGCGGTACTGGGCTGGATGGTGGTGGTCAGCGGCACTATCGCCGCGCCATTTTCCGGTGGTGCGAGCATGGTTGTGACCTACATCGGCATCGCTGCGGCCACGGCCAGCAGCGTGCAGTGCGGTGTCGGTGTCATGCGTACCGTGCGTGAAGCAAACAACCCAGGCGCCAACGACGCGCTCGACCAGGAAGAGTGGTACCAGAATGCAAGCATGGTGCTGGATGCGGTGTCTTTGCTGGGCGTCGGCACCTCAGGGCTGACCACCTTCAAATACCTGCAGATGCACAAGGCAGCTACCGGACGTAAGTGGTTCGAGCTGAGCAAGGGTCTGAGTCGTCAGCAACGCAAGGCGCTTACCGATGAACTGTTGTCGGTCAAGCACCCGTCACTGACGGCCAAGCAGCTCAAGTTGCAGCAGAGCGCAGGCTTGCTGACCAAGCGTTATACCCCGACCGAAATCAGCCATGCGACCAAGACCCTGCTCAAGGATTCGATTGGTGCCGGTTTCGGCCTGGCTGGGAGTTCTTCCGTGCAGGGGGTTGTAACCTCCGCGAGCAGTGAGATCAAAACCATCGCCATCGGTTTGTACGAGGAGTTCTGA
- a CDS encoding helix-turn-helix domain-containing protein, with translation MPIIIRLDVVMAKNKIRSKDLAEIIGITEANLSLLKNGKIKGFKMETLEKLCRALNCQPGDLLEFSEE, from the coding sequence ATGCCGATAATTATTCGACTCGATGTAGTCATGGCCAAGAACAAGATCCGCTCCAAGGATCTGGCCGAGATTATCGGTATTACGGAGGCGAACCTGTCGTTGCTGAAAAACGGCAAGATCAAGGGTTTCAAGATGGAAACCCTCGAGAAGCTCTGTCGCGCGTTGAACTGCCAGCCAGGTGACCTGCTGGAGTTCAGCGAGGAATGA
- a CDS encoding formylglycine-generating enzyme family protein yields the protein MFDRRLPALALIVAALNLVSCAQAEDEPKPASSKLDNPKPLADDISLPLPCDGEMVFRHVYVLAQGSLDDREVSLGYPFSEGEAGYKQSFISGYRRDFINGQFSLQDLSADWKKRISPSLPKTDAGSPLKPMMYFIGKYEVTAQQYARVMAQAQSLASGEPAPACEAASGMAGRLPKVKLSRFEAERFSAVYSAWLMKNHRDLLPVSGRGKQAEDGGIGFVRLPTEVEWEFAARGGSAVSRQELEGRLFPRRLEGSESDGPLADWAVFNQVAGGTGQAARLTPIGTKLPNPLGLFDVIGNAAEMVQESFQLVHAGRRQGAYGGFVVKGGNYLEGEGTLFTGMRREYPLFGADGTEQSNETTGFRVAIGALSAPRSRYEELFEQWQKEGRLAALTDAIDDAQDPTKRLDSIIAASADPQLQAELGLVNEELKRNVSLIAQQREEAAGNLIQSAALVAETINNYNIRLTNLQKTQQQAKASGDETSAKLFAAAINNGRSALDGAVAIYIDNLATGTRYTDAVIQAQFQRVKEELNRKPVLGKSLLSRATLFVRHVGAYRQQRRADPGAILKELLASAAVQP from the coding sequence ATGTTTGACCGTCGCCTACCCGCCCTGGCGCTGATCGTTGCCGCCCTGAACCTGGTGTCCTGCGCCCAGGCCGAAGACGAGCCCAAGCCCGCCAGCAGCAAACTGGACAACCCCAAGCCCCTGGCTGACGACATCAGCCTGCCGTTGCCCTGTGACGGTGAGATGGTGTTCCGTCACGTCTATGTCCTGGCTCAGGGCAGCCTGGATGATCGCGAAGTAAGCCTGGGTTACCCCTTCAGCGAAGGCGAGGCGGGTTACAAGCAGTCGTTTATTTCCGGTTATCGCCGCGACTTCATCAACGGCCAGTTCAGCCTGCAGGACTTGTCCGCAGACTGGAAAAAGCGCATCAGCCCGAGCCTGCCGAAAACCGATGCCGGCAGCCCGCTCAAACCGATGATGTACTTTATCGGCAAGTACGAAGTCACGGCCCAGCAGTACGCCCGGGTGATGGCCCAGGCCCAGTCGCTGGCCAGCGGTGAACCGGCGCCGGCCTGTGAAGCGGCGAGCGGCATGGCCGGGCGATTGCCCAAGGTCAAGCTGTCGCGCTTTGAGGCCGAGCGGTTCTCGGCGGTTTACAGCGCCTGGTTGATGAAGAACCACCGCGACCTGCTGCCGGTCAGTGGCCGGGGCAAGCAGGCTGAAGACGGCGGTATTGGCTTCGTCCGCCTGCCGACCGAAGTGGAGTGGGAGTTTGCCGCCCGGGGTGGCTCCGCCGTCAGCCGTCAGGAACTCGAAGGGCGGTTGTTCCCACGACGTCTTGAGGGCAGCGAAAGCGACGGCCCGCTGGCCGACTGGGCAGTGTTCAACCAGGTCGCCGGCGGCACCGGTCAGGCCGCACGCCTGACCCCGATCGGCACCAAACTGCCCAACCCCCTGGGGCTGTTCGACGTGATCGGCAACGCCGCGGAAATGGTCCAGGAGTCGTTCCAGCTGGTGCATGCCGGGCGCCGTCAGGGGGCTTACGGTGGCTTCGTGGTCAAAGGCGGCAATTACCTGGAGGGCGAGGGCACGTTGTTCACCGGCATGCGCCGCGAGTACCCGCTGTTCGGCGCCGATGGCACTGAGCAAAGCAATGAAACCACCGGTTTTCGAGTCGCCATCGGCGCCCTGTCGGCACCGCGCTCGCGCTACGAGGAACTGTTCGAGCAGTGGCAGAAAGAAGGCCGCCTGGCGGCGCTGACCGACGCCATCGACGACGCCCAGGACCCGACCAAGCGCCTGGACAGCATCATCGCGGCAAGTGCCGACCCGCAGTTGCAGGCCGAGCTTGGCCTGGTCAACGAAGAGCTCAAGCGCAACGTCTCGCTGATCGCCCAGCAGCGTGAAGAAGCGGCCGGCAACCTGATCCAGTCCGCCGCCCTGGTGGCCGAAACCATCAACAACTACAACATCCGCCTGACCAACCTGCAAAAGACCCAGCAGCAGGCCAAGGCCTCCGGTGACGAGACCAGCGCCAAGCTGTTTGCTGCCGCGATCAACAACGGCCGCAGCGCCCTCGATGGCGCCGTGGCGATCTACATCGACAACCTTGCCACTGGCACGCGCTACACCGATGCGGTGATCCAGGCGCAGTTCCAGCGGGTCAAGGAAGAACTCAATCGCAAACCGGTACTGGGCAAGAGCCTGCTCAGCCGGGCGACCCTGTTCGTTCGCCATGTCGGGGCTTATCGCCAGCAACGGCGTGCGGACCCAGGGGCGATTTTGAAAGAACTGCTCGCATCAGCCGCTGTGCAACCTTGA
- a CDS encoding PP2C family protein-serine/threonine phosphatase produces the protein MTALHYSAASYSHVGMVRSINEDACLDLASEGLWAVADGMGGHAAGDYVSCLIVDTLRRLPATPSLDEYTQVLRERLSAVNAAVREESVRRGVAMMGSTLVLLAVRGDQGICLWAGDSRLYRLRDGRLEGISRDHSYVQELQDSGLLSEAEARVHPRANIVTRAIGVEPALELEAVPLQILAGDTYLLCSDGVNKTVEDHEIREVLGHSDPYQVVRSLVHLGLTRGAPDNITAVVIKAS, from the coding sequence ATGACGGCTTTGCACTACAGCGCAGCCAGCTACAGCCATGTTGGCATGGTGCGCAGCATCAACGAAGACGCTTGCCTGGATCTTGCCAGCGAGGGCCTGTGGGCGGTTGCCGATGGCATGGGTGGGCATGCGGCGGGTGATTACGTCAGTTGCCTGATCGTCGATACCTTGCGCCGGTTGCCGGCCACGCCGTCCCTGGATGAATACACGCAGGTGCTGCGCGAGCGGCTGTCGGCGGTCAACGCGGCGGTGCGTGAGGAAAGCGTCCGGCGCGGTGTGGCGATGATGGGCAGCACCCTGGTGTTGCTGGCAGTACGCGGTGATCAAGGCATCTGCCTGTGGGCCGGTGACAGTCGCCTGTATCGGCTGCGCGACGGGCGTCTGGAAGGCATTTCCCGCGACCACAGCTACGTCCAGGAACTGCAGGACAGCGGCCTGCTCAGCGAAGCCGAAGCGCGGGTGCACCCGCGCGCCAATATCGTCACCCGGGCCATTGGTGTCGAGCCTGCGCTTGAGCTTGAGGCCGTGCCCCTGCAGATCCTCGCCGGCGATACCTACCTGCTGTGCAGCGACGGCGTCAACAAGACCGTCGAGGACCATGAAATCCGCGAAGTGCTGGGCCACAGCGATCCCTATCAGGTGGTCCGCAGCCTGGTGCACCTGGGCCTGACCCGGGGCGCCCCCGACAACATTACCGCCGTCGTCATCAAGGCCAGCTGA
- a CDS encoding SMR family transporter, with protein sequence MRSWIYLFIAITAEVIGTASMKFAASHFPVLGHGLMYLMIGLSYFFLALAVKRVPVGVAYALWEGIGIVLITLISVTWLGESLGLLKAAGLGVMIAGILLIKSGTRAAPAARNTEALPC encoded by the coding sequence ATGCGTTCCTGGATCTATCTGTTTATCGCCATCACCGCCGAGGTGATCGGCACCGCGTCGATGAAATTCGCCGCCAGTCATTTCCCCGTTCTTGGTCACGGGTTGATGTACCTGATGATCGGCCTGTCGTACTTCTTCCTGGCGCTGGCAGTAAAGCGCGTGCCGGTGGGCGTGGCCTACGCCCTGTGGGAAGGTATCGGCATCGTTCTTATCACCCTGATCAGCGTCACCTGGCTTGGCGAAAGCCTGGGCCTGCTCAAGGCCGCCGGCCTGGGTGTGATGATCGCCGGTATCTTGCTGATCAAGTCGGGTACTCGCGCCGCACCTGCAGCTCGTAACACGGAGGCCCTGCCATGCTGA